GCAACAGCTCGTCGACCTTCTGCCAACCCGAGAGCACCTGGCCCGAGAGCGTCTCGCCGATCTGGCCCAGTCGCTCTCCCCAGTTCCGCAGCTGAGCCTCGTGCGCCGCCATCGCCCGCGCGACAGCGGCTTCGACCCGCTGCGCGACGTCGGCTTCCGAACCGAGCGGGTCGCTCGCCAGGCGTGACAGCAGCTGGAGTTCGGCGTAGTCCTCGACGGCGACGAGGAAGTCCTCCTCGGACTTCTGGACGGCACTGGCTGGGAACATGATCAGGATGCTCATCACGAGCGCCAGGAGCGTGGTGTCGAAGGCGACGGCCAGCCCCGTCGTGACACTGCCGAGCGCGCTCTTCATCACCGCGAGATCGGCCGCGGCATCGAGGGATTCGGAGAACCCCCCGACCGCGGTCCCGATACCGATCACCGTGCCGATGAAGCCGAGAATCGGAACCGCCCAGATGAAGACGCGCACCAGCGTGTAGCTCGACTCGACCGCGTCGGCGTCGGCCTGGGCCCGGGCGCCGAGCTGTTGCGACACCTCTCGGGAGTCGCCGCGGCCAGCGAAGTGCACCAGCGCGCGGCGCAGGCGCGTCGCCAGCACGCCCGAGCGGGCGGGCGCGGGGAGCGCATCCAGATGGGCCAGGAGCGCCGGCGTGTTTTCGGGGGTGATCGTGTCGCCGAGTCGGGCCGGGAGCAGGTCCTCTTCGAGGACCGCCCGCTCGCGGCGCAGCCGGGCGTACTTCACGCCCAGGATGATGGCGGCCCACGCCGACAGGAACGTGATCGCGTAGGGCACCCGTCCCCGATCTCCGAAGAGGGCGCCGAAGGACGTGTCGAGGAGCGGATCGACCAGACCCAGGTAGAAGACGGCCGTGACGATCACCGCGACCGCGCCGGTCCAGGCGAGCGCCACGTTGGTGGCAGCGTGGGCAAAGACGTCTTCGCTGTGTGTGCGGTCCGGCAAACGTTCCTCTGCCGGAAGTATTTCATGTCCCGGTCGGGGCGCCCAGCCGAGGACCCCGCATATACTGCGCCCAGCGCTGGGTTCGGGGCTTCCCGCGGCGTTCGACTCCCCGGGAGACCGCGGCCATGGAATTCCTTCGCGTCACCTACGAGCTCGCCGTACCCCTCCCGGAGGCCGAGTCCCGGGCCGAGGGGATCGCCCGCGAACAGACGGTCGAAGTGCCGCGGGTGGTGGTGCGCGACGCCTTCATCGCCGAGCACGTCCTGGGGCGCGTGGAGCAGGTCGCGGCCGCCGGTGAGGAAGGCCGGAGCCGCGCCACGATCGCCTACCCGGCGGACGCCACGGGGCTGGATCCGGCCCAGACCCTGGGCGTGCTCTTCGGCAACAGCTCGCTCGCGGCCGACGTGCGCTGCGTCGACATCGAGGTCCCCGAGAGCCTGGCGCGCGCCCTCGGCGGGCCGCGGCACGGGCTCGAGGCCCTGCGCGCTGCCACCGGGGCGGCCGACCGGGCGCTCACCTGCACGGCGGTGAAGCCGCTCGGCCACCGCCCCGAGGCGCTGGCCGATCTGCTGCGCGCCTTCGGGCGGGCCGGGATCGACGTGGTGAAGGACGATCAGGGATTGGCGAATCAGGCGTTCTGTCCCTTCGAGGCCCGAGTGCGCGCGTGCCTCGGCGCCGTCGAGGAGGTCGCCGACGCCACCGGGCACCGGGTGCTCTACGCGCCCAATCTGATCGGCACCCCGGGTCGGGTCTTCGACGAGCTTCGCCTGGCCGAAGACCTGGGTGCGCGCGCGGTCATGGCGTCGCCGATGCTGATCGGGCTGCCGACGTTCTCGGAGATCTGCGCGCGTTCGTCGGTCCCGGTGTTGGCCCATCCCTCGCACGGGGGCGCGGTCGCGTACGCACCCGAGCTGCTCTTTGGGAAGCTGCTGCGCCTCTACGGTGCCGACGCGGTGATCTTCGTGGGGTACGGCGGGCGCTTCGAGACGCCGCGTCCCGCCTGCGCGTCGATCGCCGACGGGCTGCGCGCGCCCTGGGCAGGGCTGCGGCCGAGCCTGCCGGTACCGGGCGGTGGCATCGAGCTCGAGAACGCCGCGGAGATCGTGTCCTTCTACGGGCGCGACACGATGCTGCTCGTCGGGGGAAGTCTGCAGCTCGACGACGCAGGCCCCGAGGCGCGCAGCCGCGCCTTCGTGCAGGCCGTGCACGACGCGTCCGCCGCGCTGCCCGCCTAGAGGAGACCGAGCTGGCGCGGTTCTCCGAGGGCATCCTCGGTGTGCTCGCCGAGCGGCGTGAGCACGGCCTCGGCGAGGGGGCGCAGCACCCGGTCGACGTAGTGGGCGCGGTCGATGTCGTCGGGCAGCGGTTGGCCCGGGAGGACCGGCTCGGGTCCGCGCTGGGTCACCAGGTAGCGGATTACCGGCCCGGCCCGCGGCCCGGCCTTGCGCGCGGCCTGGACGTGGGGCGGCGCCGACTGGGTGTACCGATCGAGCGACCCCTTGCGCAGCCGCTTCACGTAGACGAGCTCGGCGTCGCGTTCGCCGGCGCGGACCGCGTTCACGACCTCCCGGACGAAGGGCACGACGGTGTCGCCGTCGAAGGCGCGTTCGAGCATGCCGCGCTGCAGGTGTCCCGCGATCGCCGGCCAATCTCGTCGCACGGATTCGAGGCCGACCACCGCCAGCCGACCGTCGACACGGCCGGCGTAGCGCTTCTTGCTCCCGCTGGTGCCGCCGCGCACCCGCGGCAGAAAGAAGCGGTCGTAGACCTTCTCGAGCTCGAGGTCGAGGTGGGACGTGACGCCGTGGGTCTCTTCGACCCATGCGGCGATGCGGGTCTGCACCCGCTCGCGCAGCTTCGCGGCCTGGTCCGAGCCGTCGCTGCCGTCCGCGGCGAGCAGCACGAAGACCGAATCCGTATCGCCATAGATCACCTCGACGCCTTCGTCTTCGAAGGCGGCACGGGTGCGCGCGAGCATCTCCTGGCCGAAGCCGGTGATCGCGTTCGCGATGGCGGGATCGAAGAAGCGACACGACGCTGCTCCGAGCACGCCGAACAGGGCGTTCATCATGATCTTGATCGCCTGGTCGGCGTTCCGGTCGCCGCGGGCCTTGGCCGCGTCGCGGCGCTCGGCGAAGCCCTCGAGGATCTCGGGCAGCAGGGCGCCTTCGCGGGCGAAGCGGGCGCCGCCGGGGGCCTGGATCGGGTTCGGCGCGTCATCGGCCAGGACGTGCGCGAGCGGATCGAGCTGGAAGGTGCGGATCAGGCTCGGGTAGAGGCTCTTGAAGTCGAAGACCGCGACGTTCTCGAAGAAGCCCGGGCGGCTGTCGAGCACCGCGCCGCCTCGGACCTGGGCGCTCTTCCGCGAGCTGTCGACGCTCGGCGCGGCGTAGCCCCGCTTGCGGAGGGCCGGCAGGTACAGCCGATCGAACGAAGCGATCGACGCGCCCACGCGGTCGAGGGGCATCCCGGTCAACAGGCTGCGTTCGAGGCTCAGGGCCAGGAGGCCTTCGTGCTCGAGGATCTCCAGGACGAGTCGGGCGTCTTCGCGGTTGTAGGCGACCAGGGCCTCGGGTTCTTCGCGGTAGAGCCGATCGATCTCCGCGGCCGGATCCGCGACTTCTTCGGACAGGAGCTTGCCGCGCCCCAGCACGTGCCGCGCCACCGTCTCCAGCCGGTAGTCCTCGAGACGCAGCGCATCGCGCACGACGGGGAGGGCGTCCAAGAGGATCCGGCCGGGCAGGGTGCCCCGCGTCTGGCGGGTGAAGCCCATCTCCTGTTGGAAGCGCATCTCGCCCGGAACGCGACCGAGCGAGGCCCCGACGCGCAGCTCCCGCTGACGCTTGGCGATGAGCTGCAGATCGAAGTCGATCACGTTCCAACCCGTGATCACGTCCGGGTCGAGGGCGCGGATGCGCTCGGCGACGGCGCGCAGCAGCGCACGTTCGTCGGCGTGGGCGGTCGCGCCCGTGATCTCTCCGCGCCCGGCGAGGTGCACCTCGTCCGCGTCGTCGCCGACGAGCGCGGCCGAGCGGATCTCGCGACCGCGCGGATCGGTCTCCAGGTCGAGAGACAGAACGCGCAGCTGGGGTCGCACCGCCGCGGGTGTCAGCGCCGGGTTGCGGAACCAGACCAGCCCGTCGCGTTCGGTCGCCTCGCCGTCGATCGCGACGCCGGCCCGCACGCCGGCGTCGATCAGGTAGCGATAGGGAAAGCGGACGTCGGACTCGAAATGCGGCCGTCCCTGCTGGGCGAGTCGGTCGCGCAGGGCCGGGACGTCGCCCGGTGTCGCGGCCTCGACCCGCGCGAGAGCGTGGCCCCCGAAGCTGCGCAGTGCGGCGTCGCCGATGCGGACCGACGCGGTGTCGCGGAGCGCGTCGGCGTCCTCGGCCCGCACGAAGAAGTAGGGCCGGAAGCGGTCGTCCTCCACACAGAACGCGCGCCCATCCTCGAGTCGCCCGAAGAGCTGGACCACGGCCACCCCATCGCGGATGCGGTAGCTGGGTTGGAGGATGTAGCCGTCGGGCATGGACCCTCTCGCGGGGGCGCGCCGCTCGGCCCGGGGCGTCGCAGCGCTTCTCCCCCGGGGCGACCGGGTGGCGAACCCGTGACGATTCCGAGACTCTTGGTGCCAGCGGCGCGCGATCCCTCCCGCATCGCAGCCCTCTCACGATAGCCTTCGGGACCGATGGCACAGCGAATCCTCGTCGTCGACGACGAACCCGACCTGCTCGAACTGGTCCGCATCAACCTGAGCCAGGCTGGCTTCGAGGTCGAGACCGCCGATACCGGCTCCCAGGCCCTCGAGAAGCTGCGCGCCGCTCCTCCGGACCTGATGATCCTCGACCTGATGCTCCCGGATCTCTCGGGAACCGAGGTGTGTCGCCAGGTTCGCGCCGATGTGGCGCTCTCGGAGACCCCGATCATCATGCTCACCGCGAAGGCCGACGAGGTCGATCGCGTGGTGGGGCTCGAACTCGGGGCGGATGACTACGTGACCAAGCCCTTCAGCCCTCGCGAGCTGACACTCCGCGCTCGCGCCGTCCTGCGGCGGCGCCAGCCGGCGGCGCGCGAGAGCTCGGACGTGCTCGAGAACGCGGTCTTGCGGCTCGACCCGGAACGGCACCGCTGCTTCGTGTCCGACCAGGAGATCGAGCTCACCGCCAAGGAGTTCGCGCTCCTGCACGGGTTGATGCGCCGTCCCGGGCGCGTGATGACCCGCGATCAGCTCCTGGACGACGTCTGGGGCACGGACATCGCCGTGACGACCCGCACGATCGACACCCACCTGAAGCGACTCCGCGAGAAGCTGGGTCCAGCGGGGAGCTTGATTGAGACCGTGCGCGGGGTCGGCTATCGGTTCTCGGAGTAGCGCTCCTCCGAGCGCTTCTCCGAGCAGGGCGATGGGACGCGCACGGTGTCCCTTCGTTCCCTCGCGGACCCACCCCGGAGACCCGTTGGATGCTGGGGAGACCGCTCACCCGCGCCGCGGCCTTCGCCGCGCTCCTGACCCTGCTGCTGATCGCAGCGGAGCCCTTCGGCTATCGACAGCTCCGCGAGAACGATCTCGCGCGTCTGGACGCGCGTCTCGAGCACGTCGCCCGGGCGATCGCCGCGAATCTGGGACCCGGCGGGATCGGTGGCCCGAGGGCGGCGGAAGCGTTGGCCTCTGCTGCTCGCTACGCCGACATCCGCGTGACCCTGATCGAGGACGCGGGTCGGGTGCTGGCCGACAGCGAGATCGAGCCGCAGCGGATCGACTCGGTCCAGAACCACGGGGAGCGCGAGGAAGTCCAGGCCGCACGCGCGGCGGGGATCGGACGCGCGTCTCGAACCAGCCGCACGGTCGGTCGATCGCTGCGCTACGTCGCCATCGCGGTGCCCGGCGGTTTCGTGCGCGTGGCCCACGATCTCGACGAGCGCGACGCGGCGCTGAGTGGCTTTCGCCGACAGGCCCTGCTGCTGATCGCGCTCTCGGCGCTCGGATCGCTGGCGCTCTTCCAGCTCTTCCATTGGCTGTTTCAGCGGCGTCCGATGCGCGAGATGCGTCGGATGGCGGCCCGGATCTCGAAGGGACGCCTGGACGCGCGCGTGCCTCAGACCTCGGATCCCGATCTGTCGGGAATCGCGCGCGCGATCAACCGGATGGCGGGGCAGCTGCGCTCCCAGCTCCAGCGCGCCACCGATGACAAGGAGCAGCTCGGTTCCGTGCTCGAGGCGATGGTGGAGGGCGTGCTCGTTGTCGACGTGCGTGGCGTCACC
This genomic interval from Myxococcota bacterium contains the following:
- a CDS encoding RuBisCO large subunit C-terminal-like domain-containing protein encodes the protein MEFLRVTYELAVPLPEAESRAEGIAREQTVEVPRVVVRDAFIAEHVLGRVEQVAAAGEEGRSRATIAYPADATGLDPAQTLGVLFGNSSLAADVRCVDIEVPESLARALGGPRHGLEALRAATGAADRALTCTAVKPLGHRPEALADLLRAFGRAGIDVVKDDQGLANQAFCPFEARVRACLGAVEEVADATGHRVLYAPNLIGTPGRVFDELRLAEDLGARAVMASPMLIGLPTFSEICARSSVPVLAHPSHGGAVAYAPELLFGKLLRLYGADAVIFVGYGGRFETPRPACASIADGLRAPWAGLRPSLPVPGGGIELENAAEIVSFYGRDTMLLVGGSLQLDDAGPEARSRAFVQAVHDASAALPA
- a CDS encoding MotA/TolQ/ExbB proton channel family protein: MPDRTHSEDVFAHAATNVALAWTGAVAVIVTAVFYLGLVDPLLDTSFGALFGDRGRVPYAITFLSAWAAIILGVKYARLRRERAVLEEDLLPARLGDTITPENTPALLAHLDALPAPARSGVLATRLRRALVHFAGRGDSREVSQQLGARAQADADAVESSYTLVRVFIWAVPILGFIGTVIGIGTAVGGFSESLDAAADLAVMKSALGSVTTGLAVAFDTTLLALVMSILIMFPASAVQKSEEDFLVAVEDYAELQLLSRLASDPLGSEADVAQRVEAAVARAMAAHEAQLRNWGERLGQIGETLSGQVLSGWQKVDELLRVRQGEQLERLDQWAHARQQEASDELSETQRNLLRDFRSHLEGMAAEARRIQELGAARVDDQLAGIERLHRRLQEQQAMAGEAQRVQAQELSGTAEKLARTLGHIRSEASEVRDEGARAFGDFAEQLRDAAREAQAFQRDMASAEESQAHTLHAASERLAATLGRIDEQVGGLERWRQEQVRGVIEADRESALERRSHEERHAALQERQREALGHATHELSETLRSLRSDASAVRGDLGEVADRLGRALSAIEARAGTGTRLSRFFRGS
- a CDS encoding DNA polymerase II, with the protein product MPDGYILQPSYRIRDGVAVVQLFGRLEDGRAFCVEDDRFRPYFFVRAEDADALRDTASVRIGDAALRSFGGHALARVEAATPGDVPALRDRLAQQGRPHFESDVRFPYRYLIDAGVRAGVAIDGEATERDGLVWFRNPALTPAAVRPQLRVLSLDLETDPRGREIRSAALVGDDADEVHLAGRGEITGATAHADERALLRAVAERIRALDPDVITGWNVIDFDLQLIAKRQRELRVGASLGRVPGEMRFQQEMGFTRQTRGTLPGRILLDALPVVRDALRLEDYRLETVARHVLGRGKLLSEEVADPAAEIDRLYREEPEALVAYNREDARLVLEILEHEGLLALSLERSLLTGMPLDRVGASIASFDRLYLPALRKRGYAAPSVDSSRKSAQVRGGAVLDSRPGFFENVAVFDFKSLYPSLIRTFQLDPLAHVLADDAPNPIQAPGGARFAREGALLPEILEGFAERRDAAKARGDRNADQAIKIMMNALFGVLGAASCRFFDPAIANAITGFGQEMLARTRAAFEDEGVEVIYGDTDSVFVLLAADGSDGSDQAAKLRERVQTRIAAWVEETHGVTSHLDLELEKVYDRFFLPRVRGGTSGSKKRYAGRVDGRLAVVGLESVRRDWPAIAGHLQRGMLERAFDGDTVVPFVREVVNAVRAGERDAELVYVKRLRKGSLDRYTQSAPPHVQAARKAGPRAGPVIRYLVTQRGPEPVLPGQPLPDDIDRAHYVDRVLRPLAEAVLTPLGEHTEDALGEPRQLGLL
- a CDS encoding response regulator — its product is MAQRILVVDDEPDLLELVRINLSQAGFEVETADTGSQALEKLRAAPPDLMILDLMLPDLSGTEVCRQVRADVALSETPIIMLTAKADEVDRVVGLELGADDYVTKPFSPRELTLRARAVLRRRQPAARESSDVLENAVLRLDPERHRCFVSDQEIELTAKEFALLHGLMRRPGRVMTRDQLLDDVWGTDIAVTTRTIDTHLKRLREKLGPAGSLIETVRGVGYRFSE